In a single window of the Thermofilaceae archaeon genome:
- a CDS encoding DUF460 domain-containing protein: MAARLCYMGIGSELQLFESDETRVVISKGRTPVQGGMSVERYKRSIESRLLKKTREVQELLRERGLDYDLFITRTAYGVERSVFVIYAPRERIYGIVRPVKDHDIQVVIEPVARRDPFFVPLTSHAQRQRKSSEYLIVGVDPGVSTGVAALTLDGRLKLLISGKELSRGQVARTLLEVGTPLVICTDVSPPPGYVKKLAAMLSAVLIYPPRPLSIEDKRNLVSEFATSVEHCVKVRDSHQRDALAAALFAMRHFKPKFSEAREKVERLGLSIPLDEVFALVVKGVPIWDAIRQVSKEYLVPTQRPSLPVTPQAATQPVELTREKVDELYKRVRELEEEKKMILNRLKELETQLERLLQIQSFEVRRDREVEALRSRLENLLRDYNLIQQQVEDLKKEKETLQTFLMKAAVGEIVLAPRFSSPHTMLEHAITGGVVVFGAISPSDLPLVREKVRKLALRAVISEQRLPEQLIETLACDGVVAFSRDEVKPLAVIGDVYVLDKKYLEDQIECKLKSLDNRTRRLMKDLVKNIIESYKIERTKALIQTEKS; the protein is encoded by the coding sequence GTGGCAGCGAGGCTGTGTTACATGGGGATTGGCTCAGAGCTCCAGTTGTTCGAAAGCGATGAAACACGCGTCGTTATCTCCAAGGGGCGAACCCCAGTCCAGGGCGGGATGAGCGTTGAACGATACAAGAGAAGCATTGAGAGTAGACTCCTAAAGAAAACTAGGGAGGTGCAAGAATTGTTAAGGGAGAGAGGTCTCGATTATGATCTTTTCATCACCAGAACTGCTTACGGCGTAGAAAGGAGCGTGTTTGTTATTTACGCACCGCGGGAACGGATATATGGAATTGTGAGGCCAGTCAAAGATCACGATATCCAGGTTGTAATCGAGCCGGTTGCGCGGCGCGACCCGTTTTTTGTGCCTCTGACAAGCCATGCTCAACGCCAACGGAAATCATCTGAGTACCTGATAGTGGGGGTTGATCCCGGGGTTTCAACTGGCGTCGCAGCCCTAACCCTTGACGGAAGGTTAAAGCTCCTGATTTCTGGTAAAGAGCTCAGTAGAGGACAGGTAGCTAGGACATTGCTTGAAGTTGGAACGCCGCTTGTCATCTGCACGGATGTTTCGCCGCCCCCCGGCTACGTGAAAAAGTTGGCAGCAATGCTCAGCGCGGTTCTCATCTATCCACCGCGCCCGCTATCGATAGAAGATAAGCGGAATCTGGTGAGCGAATTCGCGACCTCCGTAGAACATTGCGTAAAAGTGAGGGACTCGCACCAGCGGGACGCGCTCGCCGCAGCCCTATTTGCTATGCGACACTTCAAACCGAAGTTTTCAGAAGCCAGGGAAAAAGTGGAAAGGTTAGGATTGAGCATCCCGCTGGATGAAGTATTTGCTCTTGTTGTAAAAGGGGTCCCGATCTGGGATGCTATTAGGCAGGTTTCAAAGGAGTATTTGGTTCCCACCCAAAGGCCATCACTACCGGTTACTCCGCAGGCTGCTACCCAACCTGTTGAATTAACGCGAGAAAAAGTCGATGAGCTGTACAAAAGGGTGCGCGAGCTTGAGGAGGAAAAGAAAATGATTCTCAACAGGCTAAAGGAGCTAGAAACGCAGCTGGAAAGACTCCTGCAGATTCAAAGTTTTGAGGTTAGAAGGGATAGGGAAGTTGAAGCTTTAAGGAGCAGATTGGAAAATCTTCTAAGGGACTATAACCTGATTCAGCAGCAAGTGGAAGACCTGAAAAAGGAGAAAGAAACCCTTCAAACGTTTCTAATGAAAGCTGCAGTAGGCGAAATCGTGCTAGCGCCAAGGTTCAGTAGCCCCCACACGATGTTGGAGCACGCAATCACGGGTGGGGTTGTAGTGTTTGGCGCGATATCTCCTTCAGACCTCCCACTCGTGAGAGAAAAAGTAAGGAAGCTCGCTCTCAGAGCCGTGATATCCGAACAACGCCTACCCGAACAATTGATCGAAACCCTTGCCTGCGATGGCGTTGTTGCCTTCTCGCGCGATGAGGTTAAACCCCTTGCTGTAATTGGTGATGTTTACGTACTCGATAAGAAGTACCTGGAGGATCAGATTGAATGCAAACTTAAAAGCTTAGATAATAGGACTAGAAGATTGATGAAGGATTTAGTAAAAAATATTATTGAAAGTTATAAGATTGAAAGAACTAAAGCTTTGATTCAAACTGAAAAAAGTTAG
- a CDS encoding serine/threonine-protein kinase RIO2, whose protein sequence is MVKEVLEALQQLDQRDLRVLNAVERGMAKFQYVPLEEISRFTGLDLDETLIVTKKLNALGLLRRWIGSYTGYVLTTRGYDCLALDALAKRGTLKSISASPIGRGKEADVYQGITTAGRPVAVKFHRVGRTSFRGTRRYRTYVGDRHHISWLYQSRLAAKNEFEALKILYEAGVSVPEPIDWNRHIVVCEYIEGVELSEVPPLPDPKKFLEELLSQIEKAYSAGIIHADLSEYNIIVSHRGPVIFDWPQWVSRNHPSAHYYLRRDLENLLKFFKRKYDISYNLEEFLQKLN, encoded by the coding sequence ATGGTTAAAGAAGTTCTGGAGGCTCTTCAACAGCTAGACCAGCGAGACCTCAGGGTTCTCAACGCAGTTGAACGAGGCATGGCTAAGTTCCAATACGTTCCCCTCGAAGAAATAAGCAGATTCACGGGCTTGGACCTGGACGAAACGCTAATCGTTACTAAGAAGCTGAATGCCTTAGGTCTTCTGCGGAGATGGATTGGCAGCTACACCGGTTACGTGCTAACTACAAGAGGCTACGATTGCCTTGCACTGGACGCTCTAGCAAAAAGGGGGACTCTGAAGAGCATCTCGGCTTCACCCATTGGGCGGGGGAAAGAAGCCGATGTTTACCAGGGTATCACAACAGCCGGTCGACCAGTTGCCGTCAAATTCCACCGTGTTGGAAGGACCTCGTTTAGAGGGACGAGACGTTACAGGACATACGTCGGTGATCGACATCACATCTCGTGGTTGTACCAATCTAGACTTGCGGCCAAGAATGAGTTCGAAGCCTTAAAGATACTTTACGAAGCTGGAGTTTCTGTCCCCGAACCGATAGATTGGAACAGGCACATAGTGGTGTGCGAGTATATAGAGGGTGTTGAACTCAGTGAAGTACCACCGCTACCCGACCCCAAGAAATTTCTGGAGGAACTGCTCAGCCAAATCGAGAAAGCATACTCAGCAGGAATAATTCATGCGGATTTGAGCGAATACAACATCATAGTTTCGCATAGAGGTCCCGTAATTTTCGATTGGCCACAGTGGGTTTCAAGAAATCATCCCTCAGCGCATTACTATTTGAGAAGAGATCTAGAAAATTTACTAAAGTTTTTTAAAAGAAAGTATGACATATCATATAACTTAGAAGAATTTTTACAAAAATTAAATTGA
- a CDS encoding 30S ribosomal protein S5: MSSLQEWTPRTVAGVLVKEGKITSIDQLFEMNLPIREVEIVDALLPGLKHEIASINLVQRQTDAGEVSQFQATVVVGNEDGYVGLGMGKSRQIRLAIEKAIIRAKLNIIPVRRGCGSWYCLCGEAHSVPVKVRGKSGSVEVVLLPAPKGVGLVAAESAKIVLRLAGIQDVWTRTKGETRTTHNMAKAVFEALKQTYALNV, from the coding sequence GTGTCCTCGCTCCAGGAATGGACCCCCCGTACGGTAGCCGGAGTGCTGGTGAAAGAGGGTAAGATAACGAGCATAGACCAGCTCTTCGAGATGAACCTGCCGATTAGAGAAGTGGAGATCGTTGATGCGCTGCTCCCAGGGCTTAAGCACGAAATAGCATCAATAAATCTGGTGCAACGACAAACGGACGCGGGCGAGGTAAGCCAATTCCAAGCTACAGTGGTCGTGGGGAACGAGGACGGTTATGTGGGATTGGGGATGGGGAAATCGCGCCAGATACGGCTAGCGATTGAGAAGGCCATCATACGGGCAAAGCTGAACATAATTCCCGTCAGAAGAGGTTGCGGCAGCTGGTACTGCCTGTGCGGTGAGGCTCACAGCGTCCCCGTAAAGGTTAGGGGGAAGAGTGGAAGCGTTGAGGTGGTACTACTTCCCGCCCCCAAGGGCGTGGGTCTAGTAGCTGCGGAAAGCGCAAAGATAGTCCTCAGGTTAGCCGGGATACAGGATGTTTGGACTCGCACCAAGGGGGAAACACGAACCACCCATAACATGGCCAAGGCAGTTTTCGAGGCTCTCAAGCAAACATACGCTTTAAACGTGTGA
- a CDS encoding 50S ribosomal protein L30, whose amino-acid sequence MALIAVVRVRGIPDRNPDERKTLELLRLHRVHHCVLLRDTPSVRGMLKKIEYAVTYGEIEKDTLVELLKKRARLRGNKALTDEYLKSAGFGSIEELADALLEGRVEINEIPDLKPVFRLHPPKGGFKGSLKKHVSEGGELGYRGSAINELIKRMI is encoded by the coding sequence ATGGCCTTGATAGCTGTAGTCAGAGTTAGGGGGATCCCTGACAGAAACCCAGACGAGCGTAAAACTCTAGAGCTTCTCAGGCTCCACAGAGTACACCATTGTGTGCTTCTGCGTGATACGCCTAGCGTAAGAGGGATGTTGAAGAAAATCGAGTACGCCGTTACTTATGGAGAGATCGAGAAGGATACTCTGGTCGAGCTGTTGAAAAAGAGAGCTAGGCTTCGCGGTAACAAGGCTCTGACTGACGAGTATCTGAAAAGTGCAGGTTTCGGCAGCATCGAGGAGCTAGCTGATGCGTTGCTTGAGGGAAGGGTTGAGATAAACGAAATACCGGATTTAAAGCCAGTCTTTCGGCTTCACCCTCCCAAGGGAGGCTTTAAGGGTAGCTTGAAGAAACATGTAAGCGAGGGCGGCGAGCTGGGATATAGAGGTTCCGCAATCAACGAGTTAATAAAACGTATGATATGA
- a CDS encoding 50S ribosomal protein L18, which produces MARSGRYKVPFRRRREGVTNYYKRRRLILSGKPRLVVRRTNRYIIAQIVKAEPHGDVTLVSAHSGELKKYGWKGGTKNTPSAYLLGLLIGFKALRAGITEAILDIGLHRTVPGSRVFTVAKGAVDAGLSIPIGDEVLPSDERVRGEHIANYASTLSEKSHIFSRYIERGLNPSDLPKHFDEVKEAIKAAWSMVTTPSK; this is translated from the coding sequence ATGGCTAGAAGTGGTAGATATAAAGTTCCTTTCAGGAGACGGCGTGAGGGTGTAACCAACTACTACAAGCGAAGACGGCTAATACTGTCTGGGAAGCCAAGGTTAGTTGTAAGAAGGACTAACAGGTACATTATAGCGCAGATAGTGAAAGCAGAACCCCACGGCGATGTAACGCTTGTGTCAGCTCACTCAGGAGAGCTCAAGAAATACGGATGGAAGGGAGGTACTAAGAACACGCCCTCGGCGTACCTGCTTGGGCTTTTGATCGGCTTTAAAGCCCTTAGAGCTGGCATCACTGAGGCAATCCTGGACATAGGTTTGCACCGCACCGTACCCGGCTCGCGCGTCTTTACCGTGGCAAAAGGGGCGGTTGATGCTGGCTTAAGCATCCCGATCGGGGATGAGGTCTTACCTAGCGATGAGCGCGTGCGGGGTGAGCACATAGCCAATTATGCTTCCACACTCTCAGAGAAGAGCCATATTTTCTCTAGGTACATTGAAAGAGGATTGAACCCCTCGGATCTCCCGAAGCATTTCGATGAAGTTAAAGAAGCTATCAAGGCAGCTTGGTCGATGGTAACAACCCCCTCAAAGTAG
- a CDS encoding 50S ribosomal protein L19e → MSTAATRTVKRLAASILKVGVSRIRIKPDALDKVETAITREDVKRLIKDGVIYKIPPSTPSRGRWRKVHAQRKKGRGRGPGSKKGPRIDEKRVWISRVRAQRRFLKLLKERGLIDSSTYRRLRSLVKGGTFSSVRHLKTYLKEQGILTKS, encoded by the coding sequence ATGAGCACTGCAGCAACCCGAACAGTAAAAAGATTAGCGGCTAGCATATTGAAGGTAGGCGTATCTAGGATTCGCATAAAGCCAGATGCGCTTGATAAAGTGGAGACCGCAATCACGAGGGAGGATGTAAAGCGTCTAATTAAGGATGGGGTGATCTACAAGATTCCTCCTTCAACACCGAGCAGAGGTAGATGGAGGAAGGTTCACGCTCAACGTAAGAAGGGAAGGGGCAGGGGTCCAGGCAGTAAAAAAGGTCCACGCATAGATGAAAAGAGAGTTTGGATATCAAGGGTACGCGCTCAGAGAAGGTTCCTCAAACTGCTTAAGGAGAGGGGATTGATCGACTCGTCAACGTATAGGCGCCTCAGATCTTTAGTGAAGGGTGGAACCTTCTCCAGCGTACGCCATTTAAAGACCTACCTGAAGGAGCAGGGGATATTAACAAAGAGCTGA
- a CDS encoding 50S ribosomal protein L32e, whose translation MMPGKLNRLLKLRQEMNRRRPRFVRMNSWMLKRLDDSWRSPRHSLDNKIRLERKGFPPRVKIGYRGPSEVRGLHPSGLTEVLVSTPSQLKELNPHLHIVRIASSVGKKKRAEIIRLAQEKGLKIANP comes from the coding sequence ATGATGCCTGGGAAACTTAACCGTCTTCTCAAATTGCGCCAAGAGATGAATCGACGACGACCACGGTTTGTCAGGATGAACAGTTGGATGCTAAAACGGCTTGATGACTCATGGCGTAGCCCACGCCACAGCTTGGATAACAAAATCCGTTTAGAGCGTAAAGGCTTTCCCCCGCGTGTGAAGATCGGGTACAGGGGTCCAAGCGAGGTTAGAGGGCTGCATCCGAGCGGCTTAACTGAAGTTTTGGTATCTACACCCTCCCAGCTAAAGGAGCTAAATCCACATCTGCACATCGTCAGGATAGCATCATCAGTGGGTAAGAAAAAGAGGGCAGAAATCATCAGACTCGCACAAGAGAAAGGCTTGAAGATTGCTAACCCGTAA
- a CDS encoding 30S ribosomal protein S8 has translation MVVVDVLANAMTTIKNNEARGKSECIIYPSSKLTIAVLSVMKQYGYIGDFEYIEDGRGGKIRVTLIGRINDCGVVKPRFPAKKTDFTKWREKLLPSRDAGILILSTSQGVMSDRDAEAKGLGGILLAYVY, from the coding sequence ATGGTCGTCGTAGACGTCCTCGCAAACGCGATGACAACGATAAAGAACAATGAAGCTCGTGGTAAAAGTGAGTGCATAATCTACCCAAGCTCAAAACTGACGATTGCCGTGCTGAGCGTGATGAAGCAGTACGGTTACATTGGCGACTTCGAATACATAGAGGATGGAAGAGGAGGGAAAATACGGGTAACCCTCATAGGTAGAATCAACGACTGTGGCGTTGTTAAACCGCGTTTTCCGGCTAAAAAGACCGATTTCACTAAATGGCGTGAAAAGCTCCTGCCCTCGAGAGATGCTGGAATACTGATACTATCGACCTCACAAGGCGTAATGAGCGACAGAGACGCAGAAGCGAAAGGTTTAGGAGGGATTCTTTTGGCCTACGTGTACTGA
- a CDS encoding 30S ribosomal protein S14, translating into MAKLRPPRKRKFGKGSMRCRRCGTHEAIIRKYDLYLCRRCFREVAQELGFKKFS; encoded by the coding sequence ATGGCTAAGCTTCGGCCTCCAAGAAAGAGGAAGTTTGGTAAAGGATCGATGAGGTGCAGGCGCTGCGGCACTCACGAAGCAATCATAAGGAAGTACGATCTTTACCTTTGCAGAAGATGTTTCAGAGAGGTTGCTCAAGAACTCGGTTTTAAAAAGTTCAGCTAG
- a CDS encoding 50S ribosomal protein L5, which translates to MPEVPYLESDHPMRKVFIGKVVVHIAVGESGVRLANAGKILEMLTGQKPTFRPARKTIKEFGIKRGENIACMVTLRGVKAYEFLKRALAAVNYTIKESSIDEHGNFSFGIREHIQIPGVKYDPAVGIFGMDVIVALERPGYRVSRRRRKKSRVGKNHYVTKREAIEFITKVLGAKVV; encoded by the coding sequence GTGCCTGAAGTGCCGTACTTGGAGAGCGACCACCCCATGAGGAAGGTGTTCATAGGCAAAGTAGTGGTTCACATCGCTGTGGGCGAATCGGGTGTGCGGCTGGCAAACGCGGGGAAGATTCTTGAAATGCTGACTGGTCAGAAACCCACATTTAGACCGGCTCGCAAAACGATAAAGGAGTTCGGCATCAAACGGGGTGAGAACATAGCGTGCATGGTTACGCTTAGGGGAGTAAAAGCCTACGAGTTCCTCAAGCGTGCCTTAGCAGCAGTCAACTATACGATCAAGGAATCGAGCATCGACGAGCATGGAAACTTCTCTTTCGGCATCAGGGAGCATATTCAAATCCCGGGTGTCAAATACGATCCCGCTGTCGGAATTTTCGGCATGGATGTCATTGTAGCTCTAGAGAGGCCCGGTTACCGTGTATCGCGAAGACGACGTAAAAAATCGAGAGTAGGGAAGAACCATTACGTCACAAAGAGGGAGGCCATAGAGTTCATAACCAAGGTTCTCGGTGCCAAGGTGGTTTAA
- a CDS encoding 30S ribosomal protein S4e: MSESKGSLRHLRRSTAPRHWPITRKGFVWAIKPSPGPHPASLSIPISVILRDVLGYAYTLREARRILSERKVYVDWKVVTDYKYPVGVMDVIYLKGVEEYYRVLPHPSKFFMLHSISERESEIKLLRVKRKTTVKGGNIQLTFHDGRTYLLSKDREADLYKTVRTLDTIVFNLKSKSIMQHIPISEGFIAYVINGRNVGFVGRIETIQQTAFKRARALAELRSLDGNDVIRTILDYVFTIGAEKPVISLPTSEEINAWEERLSQREQL, encoded by the coding sequence ATGAGTGAAAGTAAGGGTTCCCTAAGGCATTTACGCCGCAGTACAGCTCCCCGCCACTGGCCCATCACCCGGAAAGGGTTCGTATGGGCTATTAAGCCCTCACCTGGGCCCCACCCAGCCTCCCTTTCCATTCCCATCTCAGTGATCCTACGCGACGTTCTCGGTTACGCATACACGCTTAGGGAGGCGCGACGAATACTCTCTGAGAGAAAGGTATACGTAGATTGGAAAGTAGTCACCGACTACAAGTACCCCGTCGGCGTCATGGACGTTATTTACCTCAAGGGGGTTGAGGAGTACTACAGGGTTCTCCCACACCCCTCAAAATTCTTCATGCTTCACTCGATAAGTGAGCGAGAGAGCGAGATCAAGCTATTGAGAGTCAAGAGGAAGACTACGGTGAAGGGCGGCAACATCCAGTTGACCTTCCACGACGGTAGAACGTATCTTTTATCGAAGGATAGGGAGGCGGACCTTTACAAAACTGTAAGAACGTTAGATACCATTGTTTTCAACCTAAAATCGAAAAGCATCATGCAGCACATACCTATCAGTGAAGGTTTCATTGCTTATGTAATAAACGGTAGGAACGTCGGTTTTGTTGGTCGCATAGAGACAATTCAGCAGACGGCGTTTAAGCGGGCACGAGCGTTAGCCGAACTACGCAGCCTTGACGGCAACGATGTCATTAGAACAATCCTCGACTATGTTTTCACGATTGGCGCAGAAAAACCAGTCATCTCGCTACCAACTTCTGAGGAGATAAACGCGTGGGAAGAGAGATTAAGCCAAAGAGAGCAGCTATAG